A region of the Deltaproteobacteria bacterium HGW-Deltaproteobacteria-6 genome:
AAACTCGGTATTCCCGTGCTGGGAATCTGTTACGGCCTGCAATACATGATCGATTCACTGGGCGGCAAAGTCATCGGCTCGACCAAGCGTGAATACGGCTTTGCCGAGCTCAACGTCAAAAAACAAAAAGGTATGTTCGCCGGCGTTAATAAAAAAACGCAGTGCTGGATGAGCCACGGCGACTCTATCGGTACGTTACCGGAAGGTTTTACCATTACCGCTTTTACATCCAATACGCCGGTTGCGGCCGCCGAAGATGTCCAAAGGAATTTTTACGGCCTGCAATTCCACCCCGAAGTGGTTCATACTGAAGCCGGTAAAAAAATACTGGCCAATTTCCTGTTTGCCGTCTGCCGCTGCAAAAAATCCTGGTCGATGAAATCTTTTGTCCATTATGCGATTGAAGAAATCCGCCAGCAGGTGGGATCGGAAAAAGTCATTCTCGGGCTTTCCGGCGGCGTCGATTCGTCAGTCGCGGCTGTGCTTCTGCACAAGGCCATCGGCCGTCAGCTCACCTGTGTTTTTGTGGACAACGGCGTGCTCAGGGAAGGCGAGGCCCAGCGCGTCATCGAAATGTTTAAGAAGCATCTCCAGATTAACCTGCGTTTTGCCCGTTCCGGAAAACTGTTTCTTCAAAGATTAAAAGGGGTGACGGACCCCGAAAAGAAACGCAAAATCATTGGCCGCACCTTTATTGAAGTATTTGACGCGGAAGCGCGTAAAATTAAAAACGTAAAATTTCTGGCCCAGGGCACGCTTTATCCGGATCTGATTGAATCCCGCTCCGCTTTTGGCGGCCCCAGCGCTGTCATCAAGTCGCATCACAACGTGGGCGGCCTGCCCAGGAAAATGAATTTGAAACTGGTCGAACCGCTTAAACATTTGTTCAAGGATGAAGTGCGGCTTCTGGGAAAAGAACTGGGACTGGCCGATGATGTCGTCTGGCGTCAGCCTTTCCCCGGGCCGGGTCTGGCGATCCGCATTATTGGTGACGTGAACGCGCAGCGGCTGTCGGTCCTGCGTAAAGCCGATACGATTCTGATCGAAGAAATCCGCGCCGCCCATCTCTATTACAAGCTCTGGCAGTCGTTTGTTATCCTGCTGCCGCTCAAAAGCGTCGGCATTATGGGCGATCAGCGCACCTATGAAAATATTGCGGCGATCCGCGCCGTCCAGAGCGACGATGCCATGACGGCGGACTGGGCAAGACTGCCGCAGGATCTGCTGGCGCGCGTCTCGACCCGCATCATTAACGAAGTGCGCGGCATCAACCGCGTGGTCTATGACATCAGCTCCAAACCGCCCAGCACGATCGAGTGGGAGTAAGTAAATTAAGTGCCGAAGCGAACTGACATAAAAAAAATACTGCTCATCGGGTCCGGGCCGATCATTATCAGCCAGGCCTGTGAGTTCGACTATTCCGGCACGCAAGCCTGCAAGGCTCTGCGCGAAGAAGGGTATGAAGTCGTCCTGATTAACTCGAATCCGGCCACGATCATGACCGACCCGGAAATGGCCGACCGCACGTATATCGAACCGATCACGCCGGAAGCGGTAGAGAAAGTCATTGCCCGCGAACGCCCGGACGCGCTTTTACCCACGCTGGGGGGCCAGACCGGTCTCAATACGGCGGTGGCGCTGGCGGAGTCCGGTGTGCTTGAAAAATACAATGTGGAGATGATCGGCGCGTCTCTTGACGTGATTCACAAAGCCGAAGACCGCGAAAAATTCCGCCATGCCATCGAAAAAATCGGCTTGAGGATGCCCAGAAGCGGTTTTGCCCGCAACATGCAGGACGTGCTCAAAATTGCCGAAGACATCGGCTTTCCGATTATCATCCGGGCATCCTTCACGCTGGGAGGCACCGGCAGCGGCGTGGCGTATAACCGGGAAGAACTGATGGCCATTGCCAAGACCGGACTGGACGCCAGCATGATTTCCGAGGTCATGATCGAAGAATCCGTTCTGGGCTGGAAAGAATACGAACTGGAAGTGATGCGCGACCGCGCCGACAATGTTGTCATCATCTGTTCCATTGAAAACTTCGACGCGATGGGCGTGCACACCGGCGAGTCGATTACGGTCGCCCCGGCGCAGACTCTGACCGATCGCGAATACCAGATCATGCGCGACGCTTCCATTGCCATCATGCGGGAAATCGGAGTGGAGACGGGCGGTTCCAACGTCCAGTTTGCCATCCACCCCCGGACAGGCGAAATGATCGTCGTGGAAATGAATCCGCGTGTATCGCGCTCATCGGCGCTGGCGTCCAAGGCGACGGGCTTTCCGATTGCCAAAATCGCCGCCAAACTGGCGGTGGGTTACACGCTGGACGAAATTCCCAACGACATCACCCGCGAAACGATGGCGTCCTTTGAACCCACGATCGATTATGTTGTGACGAAAATCCCGCGCTGGACGTTTGAAAAATTTCCGGAAACCGAAGATTTCCTCACGACCTCCATGAAATCGGTCGGTGAAACCATGGCGATCGGACGCACGTTCAAGGAATCCCTGCAAAAAGCCATCCGATCGCTCGAAATCGGCCGGTTTGGGTTTGGCCAGGATTTGCCTGCCGATCCGGAGGAAAGGAAGACACTGCTCCAGAGCAAACTCGTCAAGCCCAACTCGCTGAGGCTTTTTTACATTGGTGCGGCGCTGGCTTCCGGCATGACGGTGGAAGAGGTTTATGATATTACCAAAGTCGATCCCTGGTTTTTGCACCAGATCAAAGATATCCTGGATGCTGAGGAGGAATTAAAAACAGCGGAGCCTACCGCGGAACTTTTGCGCGCCGCCAAACAGATGGGATTTTCCGACCGTGCGCTGGGTGCGTTCTGGCATAAGACGGAACAGGAAATCCGCGATTGGCGCGGGAAAGAAAATATTCTGCCGGTTTATAAACTGGTGGATACCTGTGCGGCGGAGTTTGAAGCCTATACGCCTTATTACTATTCCACCTATGAAACGGAAAATGAAACCAGGCCTTCCACGAAGAAAAAGGTGGCGATTATCGGCGGCGGACCCAACCGCATCGGTCAGGGAATTGAATTTGACTACTGCTGTGTTCATGCTTCGTTTGCCCTTCGCGAAGAGGGCATAGAGAGCATCATGATCAACTCCAATCCTGAAACGGTCAGCACGGACTACGATACATCCGATAAACTTTTTTTCGAGCCGGTGACGCTGGAAGATGTTTTACATATCCTCCAGACGGAAAAACCCGATGGCGTGATTGTGCAGTTTGGCGGTCAGACGCCGCTTAATCTGGCACGGGGTCTGGAAGCGGCCGGCATGCCGATTATCGGAACCTCGCCTGATGCCATCGACCGGGCCGAAAACCGCGACCGGTTCCAGGAAATTGTTCATAAACTGAATCTCAATCAACCGGATAATGATACGGCAATGGATGTGGAAAAAGCGCTGGTTGCCGCCTCCCGGATCGGTTATCCGGTGCTGGTGCGACCATCCTACGTACTGGGCGGGCGCTCCATGGAAATTGTCTATGATCCGGAAACCCTGCGGTCGTTTATGGCCAAGGCGCTGCTGGTTTCCCCCGGCCATCCGATCCTGATCGACAAGTTTCTGGAAGATGCCGTGGAAGTTGATGTGGACGCCATCAGTGACGGCAAGACGACAGTCGTGGCCGGCATCATGGAGCATATCGAGGAAGCGGGTATTCATTCCGGCGACAGTGCCTGCATTTTACCGTCGCTTACGCTTTCCGACTCATTGCTTGCGCTCATTGAAAAACAGACGAAAATGCTGGCCGCCGAGCTTGGGGTTATCGGCCTCATGAATATTCAGTATGCCATTAAAGACAATGTGCTGTATGTGCTGGAAGTCAACCCGCGGGCGTCACGCACCGTCCCGTTTGTCAGTAAGGCCATCGGTGTGCCGCTGGCAAAAATCGCCACCAAAGTCATGCTGGGCAAAAGTCTGCAGGAACTTGGTTTTACCCAAACTATCAAACCCAAACATGTTTCCGTTAAAGAAGCCGTCTTTCCCTTTAACCGTTTTCCCGAAGTGGATATTCTGCTGGGGCCGGAAATGAAATCTACAGGCGAAGTGATGGGGATCGATCAATCATTCGGTCTGGCGTTTGCCAAATCGCAGATGGCGGCAGGCTTCAAAATGCCGAAGTCGGGGTCTATCTTTATCAGCGTTCATGATCATTATAAAGACAGGATTGTGGATGTCGCCAGGTCCTTTGAACAACTCGGTTTTAAAATCCTGGCAACGGCCGGAACGGCCAATCACTTGAAAAAACACGGTATCGAAGCAGCCATCATCAATAAGGTCAGCGAAGGCCGGCCACATATCGTCGATTATATTAAAAACGGCGATATCCAGATGGTCATCAACACCAGTGTCGGGCGCAAGTCGTCGCGCGACGCTTATCATATCCGTCGTGGCGCTCTGACGTATAACATCCTTTACACAACCACGCTGGCCGGCGCGCGGGCGCTCTCCGAAGCGGCCAAAGCCATGATTCGTGAGGACTGGCAGGTTTGTTCTCTGCAGGAATATTACAGGAAATAGAACGTTCCTTTTGTCCATGGCGGGCGAAATAAACCATTTAATCTAAAGAGAGTCTATATGACAGAATTTGAAGAATCCCTGAATGAATCCGGCCGTCCCCGCGAAGAGTGCGGCGTATTTGCCATTTACGGACATGAAGACGCATCGCGTGTAACCTACTTTGGTCTTTTTGCCTTGCAGCACCGCGGTCAGGAATCCGCGGGTATTGTCGTGTCCGACGGCTGTAACGTCTCCGAACATAAAGGCATGGGGCTTGCCTCCGGCGTATTTAAGGAATCCATTTTACAGAAGCTTCCCGGTTCGTTGGCCATCGGCCATGTCCGTTACTCCACCACCGGTTCATCCACGATTTCCAATGCCCAGCCATTTCTCGTGCACGTCGGCGAAGAGTATTACGCGCTGGGCCACAACGGAAACATTGTGAACGCTCAATCCCTGCGGTCCGAACTGGAAAGCCGGGGGTCGATTTTTCAATCCACGATGGACAGCGAAGTCATTATCCATTTAATGGCGCCTCATTTGAAGAGAGGGTTGGAGAAGGCCCTTTCCATTGCGCTGCAACAGATCGAAGGCGCATACAGCCTCGTCATGCTGACCCGCGATAAAATTGTCGCCGCCCGTGATCCGCGCGGCTTCCGGCCGCTGGCGCTGGGCAAACTCAACGGCGGTTGGGTGGTTGCTTCCGAAACCTGCGCATTTGATCTGGTCGGCGCCGAATATATCCGCGATGTGGAGCCCGGCGAAATTATCATCATTGACGCCACGGGTTGCAAGAGCCTGAAGCCTTTTCCGGTCATGAAGCATTGCCACTGTGTTTTTGAGCTGATTTACTTTGCCAGGCCCGACAGCCAGATTTTCGGCCAGAATGTCTATCTGTGCCGCAAGCGCCTGGGTCATGAGCTGGCGCGGGAATATTGTCCGGATGTCGACCTGGTGATGCCGTTTCCGGATTCCGGAAGTTATGCCGCCATCGGTTATGCGGAAGAAAGCGGTGTTCCCTTTGAGATGGGGATGATCCGCAATCATTATGTGGGGCGAACCTTCATTCAGCCGACGCAGCCGATGCGCGACTTTGCCGTACGCGTGAAACTCAATCCGGTCAAGCCGCTTCTGGAAGGCAAGAAAGTCATGATTGTCGAGGATTCCATTATCCGCGGCACGACAAGTCGCAACCGCGTGCAGCACCTTCATGGCATAGGCATCAAGGAGCTCCACATGGTCATCAGCTGCCCTCCCACCCTGTTTCCCTGTCCCTATGGCATTGACTTTTCCTCCAAAGGCGAATTGATTGCCACCAAAAAGGAAAACGAAAAAGCCATCGCCGAATTTATCGGTCTGGATTCACTGCACTACCTGACTGTGGAAGGTATGGTCAAAGCCACCGGCCTGCCTAAAGAGTGCTTCTGCCTGGCCTGCTATACCGGCGATTATCCGATTGCCCCGCCGGAGAAGATTGATAAGTTCTGCATGGAATTGAAGTGATTCCATTTCCACTTCAAGCGCTGCTTTTGTTGGCTTCGTCGTCAGCATCCTCAACGTATTAATAATACGCCTGCGGTGCCTCCTCCTTGCCGCCGCGGTATCATCTTGAATTGAAAATGAAATGCTTTTTATCCCATGGGCGGTTCAAATGCCCTGAAGGGCACACGAACAGAATATTTGAACAACCCCTAAAGATCTCTTTTAAAGTTCTGCCATCATAAGGGGGCAATACCTGTAC
Encoded here:
- the guaA gene encoding GMP synthase (glutamine-hydrolyzing) (contains glutamine-hydrolyzing domain and glutamine amidotransferase; GMP-binding domain; functions to produce GMP from XMP in the IMP pathway) produces the protein MILIIDFGSQYNQLIARRVREHHVYCQIEPPDITLAAIKALAPEGIILSGGPASIYSKGAPRVDKGIFKLGIPVLGICYGLQYMIDSLGGKVIGSTKREYGFAELNVKKQKGMFAGVNKKTQCWMSHGDSIGTLPEGFTITAFTSNTPVAAAEDVQRNFYGLQFHPEVVHTEAGKKILANFLFAVCRCKKSWSMKSFVHYAIEEIRQQVGSEKVILGLSGGVDSSVAAVLLHKAIGRQLTCVFVDNGVLREGEAQRVIEMFKKHLQINLRFARSGKLFLQRLKGVTDPEKKRKIIGRTFIEVFDAEARKIKNVKFLAQGTLYPDLIESRSAFGGPSAVIKSHHNVGGLPRKMNLKLVEPLKHLFKDEVRLLGKELGLADDVVWRQPFPGPGLAIRIIGDVNAQRLSVLRKADTILIEEIRAAHLYYKLWQSFVILLPLKSVGIMGDQRTYENIAAIRAVQSDDAMTADWARLPQDLLARVSTRIINEVRGINRVVYDISSKPPSTIEWE
- the carB gene encoding carbamoyl phosphate synthase large subunit (four CarB-CarA dimers form the carbamoyl phosphate synthetase holoenzyme that catalyzes the production of carbamoyl phosphate; CarB is responsible for the amidotransferase activity), with translation MPKRTDIKKILLIGSGPIIISQACEFDYSGTQACKALREEGYEVVLINSNPATIMTDPEMADRTYIEPITPEAVEKVIARERPDALLPTLGGQTGLNTAVALAESGVLEKYNVEMIGASLDVIHKAEDREKFRHAIEKIGLRMPRSGFARNMQDVLKIAEDIGFPIIIRASFTLGGTGSGVAYNREELMAIAKTGLDASMISEVMIEESVLGWKEYELEVMRDRADNVVIICSIENFDAMGVHTGESITVAPAQTLTDREYQIMRDASIAIMREIGVETGGSNVQFAIHPRTGEMIVVEMNPRVSRSSALASKATGFPIAKIAAKLAVGYTLDEIPNDITRETMASFEPTIDYVVTKIPRWTFEKFPETEDFLTTSMKSVGETMAIGRTFKESLQKAIRSLEIGRFGFGQDLPADPEERKTLLQSKLVKPNSLRLFYIGAALASGMTVEEVYDITKVDPWFLHQIKDILDAEEELKTAEPTAELLRAAKQMGFSDRALGAFWHKTEQEIRDWRGKENILPVYKLVDTCAAEFEAYTPYYYSTYETENETRPSTKKKVAIIGGGPNRIGQGIEFDYCCVHASFALREEGIESIMINSNPETVSTDYDTSDKLFFEPVTLEDVLHILQTEKPDGVIVQFGGQTPLNLARGLEAAGMPIIGTSPDAIDRAENRDRFQEIVHKLNLNQPDNDTAMDVEKALVAASRIGYPVLVRPSYVLGGRSMEIVYDPETLRSFMAKALLVSPGHPILIDKFLEDAVEVDVDAISDGKTTVVAGIMEHIEEAGIHSGDSACILPSLTLSDSLLALIEKQTKMLAAELGVIGLMNIQYAIKDNVLYVLEVNPRASRTVPFVSKAIGVPLAKIATKVMLGKSLQELGFTQTIKPKHVSVKEAVFPFNRFPEVDILLGPEMKSTGEVMGIDQSFGLAFAKSQMAAGFKMPKSGSIFISVHDHYKDRIVDVARSFEQLGFKILATAGTANHLKKHGIEAAIINKVSEGRPHIVDYIKNGDIQMVINTSVGRKSSRDAYHIRRGALTYNILYTTTLAGARALSEAAKAMIREDWQVCSLQEYYRK
- a CDS encoding amidophosphoribosyltransferase — protein: MTEFEESLNESGRPREECGVFAIYGHEDASRVTYFGLFALQHRGQESAGIVVSDGCNVSEHKGMGLASGVFKESILQKLPGSLAIGHVRYSTTGSSTISNAQPFLVHVGEEYYALGHNGNIVNAQSLRSELESRGSIFQSTMDSEVIIHLMAPHLKRGLEKALSIALQQIEGAYSLVMLTRDKIVAARDPRGFRPLALGKLNGGWVVASETCAFDLVGAEYIRDVEPGEIIIIDATGCKSLKPFPVMKHCHCVFELIYFARPDSQIFGQNVYLCRKRLGHELAREYCPDVDLVMPFPDSGSYAAIGYAEESGVPFEMGMIRNHYVGRTFIQPTQPMRDFAVRVKLNPVKPLLEGKKVMIVEDSIIRGTTSRNRVQHLHGIGIKELHMVISCPPTLFPCPYGIDFSSKGELIATKKENEKAIAEFIGLDSLHYLTVEGMVKATGLPKECFCLACYTGDYPIAPPEKIDKFCMELK